A genomic stretch from Arachis stenosperma cultivar V10309 chromosome 3, arast.V10309.gnm1.PFL2, whole genome shotgun sequence includes:
- the LOC130967061 gene encoding UDP-glucose flavonoid 3-O-glucosyltransferase 7-like, whose amino-acid sequence MDLKPLNDERNDDGSKLELQKKAKGKINPMKICILPFLAPGHQIPIVHVAQLLASRGHHVTILTTPSNTHLLAEADNVNIHTLPFPSDQVGLPVGVENISAATDSTTASKIYTAAHLIGPQVESFMQQSPPDVFIPDTTYTWSRAVANRLGIPRLIFSPHLIFFVAIMEAIRSHPEILVDSDDTAPYTIPGLPQPITLSVKPSPSHRRLMESMVDAERDSLGVIVMSFKELDGDYAQYYEKITGGKVWHLGPTFLMVQKTLPLQQPSSDAGEGENECLRWLSSKKEGSVVYACFGSLIRLADKQLFQIAAGLEASGHQFVWVVRRNKSNKEKWLPDGFEERMKKEKRGLLITGWAPQSLILKHAAIGCFLTHSGSSSVIEAASAGVVTVTMPGCGDHFFNEKLMTEVHGFGVEVGGAEWSLSPFDEKKRVVSAEMIEKAVRKVMDGGEEAERMKKKAKEMQEKACRAVEEGGSSKESLSEMIHQLEQVVVPTSATTTY is encoded by the coding sequence AAATGATGATGGTAGCAAACTTGAATTACAGAAGAAAGCAAAGGGAAAAATCAATCCAATGAAGATATGcatccttccctttctggcacCGGGTCATCAAATCCCCATCGTTCACGTAGCACAACTCCTTGCCTCACGTGGCCATCACGTGACCATTCTCACCACCCCTTCCAACACCCACCTCTTGGCGGAGGCGGACAACGTCAACATCCACACCCTCCCCTTCCCATCCGACCAAGTAGGCCTCCCTGTCGGCGTCGAAAACATCTCAGCCGCCACCGATAGCACCACGGCCAGCAAGATCTACACGGCGGCGCACCTCATCGGGCCGCAAGTGGAGTCCTTCATGCAGCAATCGCCACCGGACGTGTTCATCCCAGACACGACGTACACGTGGAGCAGAGCCGTGGCCAACCGCCTCGGTATCCCCAGGCTGATCTTCAGCCCTCACCTCATCTTCTTCGTTGCCATAATGGAAGCCATTAGATCGCACCCCGAAATCCTCGTTGATTCCGATGACACTGCTCCTTACACCATCCCTGGCCTCCCTCAACCCATCACCCTCTCCGTGAAGCCTTCACCAAGCCACCGTCGACTGATGGAGTCCATGGTTGACGCCGAAAGGGACAGCCTCGGAGTGATCGTGATGAGCTTCAAGGAGCTCGACGGCGATTACGCCCAATACTACGAGAAAATCACTGGTGGGAAAGTGTGGCATCTTGGCCCCACTTTCCTCATGGTGCAAAAAACATTACCACTTCAGCAGCCAAGTAGTGACGCTGGTGAAGGTGAAAACGAGTGCTTGAGATGGCTTTCTTCCAAGAAGGAGGGTTCCGTGGTTTACGCTTGCTTTGGCAGCTTGATTCGTCTCGCGGACAAGCAGCTTTTCCAGATAGCGGCGGGCCTCGAGGCTTCGGGGCATCAGTTTGTTTGGGTGGTGCGTAGGAACAAGAGCAACAAAGAGAAGTGGTTACCGGATGGGTTTGAAGAGAggatgaagaaggagaagagagggttgctCATAACAGGGTGGGCGCCGCAGTCGTTGATCTTGAAGCATGCTGCTATCGGATGCTTTTTGACGCACAGCGGGTCCAGCTCTGTGATAGAAGCGGCGAGTGCGGGGGTGGTGACCGTAACGATGCCGGGATGTGGGGACCACTTCTTCAACGAGAAACTGATGACTGAGGTGCATGGGTTCGGGGTGGAGGTGGGTGGAGCTGAGTGGAGCTTATCGCCGTTCGATGAGAAGAAGAGAGTGGTGAGTGCAGAGATGATAGAGAAGGCGGTGAGGAAGGTGATGGACGGTGGAGAAGAGGCGGAGAGGATGAAGAAGAAGGCAAAGGAGATGCAGGAGAAGGCTTGCAGAGCGGTTGAAGAAGGTGGGTCCTCTAAGGAGAGTCTCTCGGAAATGATTCATCAACTCGAGCAGGTGGTGGTCCCCACTTCTGCTACAACTACTTACTAA
- the LOC130967062 gene encoding uncharacterized protein LOC130967062, whose protein sequence is MLRPHTLGSGRRTGGFGWRSRRLLPGTVVVLRTSPVRVGGHVDESQAYFHRLFWTFSPCIEAFRHCKPLVSIDGTHLYGKYEGTLLVAIAQDGNSNILPIAFVLVEGENAESWSFFFSHLRQHVTPQPDLLVISDTHNGIKATLEAPDGRWLPFAAYCAFYIRHVTANFALTFKGKDTKRLLVNAAYAKTKVEFNYWFDILRFEDLTMCDWANRIEYSLWTQHRDEGRRFGHMTTNISECVNSILKGVRNLPVCSLVKATYGRLAKLFVCKGREAEAQLGTGQQFSQYLVKCIEANLKTARCFTVSLYDRDNSEFTVSETTPTGSFSLGSYRVSLGAQTCDCGYFQALHFPCPHALTCCAYSRLTWQPYVHQVYCLSSVFSVYRMGFTPPIPEGFWPPYDEPTVIPDPNKRRASKGHPRSTRIQTTIDEADPNRRKRCGLCQQPGHTRRSCPQVGGPTHTEGT, encoded by the coding sequence ATGCTACGGCCGCACACTTTGGGTTCAGGCCGACGTACAGGAGGGTTTGGTTGGCGAAGCAGAAGGCTGTTGCCTGGTACTGTTGTAGTCCTTCGAACGAGCCCTGTTCGAGTTGGGGGACATGTGGACGAGTCGCAAGCTTATTTTCACCGACTGTTCTGGACGTTTTCACCATGTATAGAGGCATTCCGTCATTGCAAGCCGTTGGTCAGTATTGACGGCACCCATCTGTATGGCAAGTATGAGGGAACGTTGCTCGTCGCCATTGCACAGGACGGGAACTCCAACATTCTGCCTATTGCATTTGTGCTGGTTGAAGGTGAGAATGCCGAGTCCtggtccttctttttctctcacCTGCGTCAGCACGTGACCCCGCAGCCGGACCTGCTAGTTATATCAGACACGCATAACGGCATCAAGGCCACACTTGAGGCTCCGGACGGAAGATGGCTACCTTTCGCGGCCTACTGTGCATTCTACATTCGACATGTCACAGCAAATTTTGCCCTGACCTTCAAGGGCAAGGACACAAAGAGGCTGCTTGTGAATGCAGCGTATGCTAAGACCAAAGTGGAGTTCAATTATTGGTTTGATATTCTTCGATTTGAAGACCTTACTATGTGTGACTGGGCGAACCGGATTGAGTATTCATTATGGACACAGCATCGGGATGAGGGTCGGCGATTTGGGCACATGACGACAAACATCTCCGAGTGTGTTAATTCAATCCTGAAGGGGGTTAGGAATCTGCCTGTGTGCTCGCTAGTGAAGGCAACTTACGGGAGGTTGGCGAAACTATTTGTCTGCAAGGGGAGAGAGGCTGAGGCGCAGCTTGGTACCGGACAACAATTCAGTCAATACCTGGTGAAGTGTATAGAGGCCAATCTCAAGACGGCGAGGTGCTTCACGGTGAGTTTGTACGATAGAGATAACTCGGAGTTCACCGTCTCGGAGACTACTCCTACTGGTTCGTTCTCACTAGGTAGCTATAGGGTTTCACTTGGAGCTCAGACATGTGACTGCGGATACTTTCAGGCACTTCATTTCCCGTGTCCTCACGCCCTGACATGCTGTGCCTATTCACGGCTTACTTGGCAGCCGTATGTCCACCAAGTGTATTGTCTTAGCTCCGTGTTTAGTGTGTACCGTATGGGGTTCACACCTCCCATTCCCGAGGGTTTCTGGCCACCATACGATGAGCCGACAGTGATTCCGGATCCCAACAAGAGACGTGCGAGCAAGGGACATCCCAGGTCAACTAGAATACAGACTACTATAGACGAGGCGGATCCGAACAGACGAAAGAGATGTGGGCTCTGTCAGCAACCAGGACACACACGTCGAAGTTGCCCACAGGTTGGAGGACCAACTCACACGGAGGGGACATGA
- the LOC130967064 gene encoding protein MAIN-LIKE 1-like, with the protein MPGLYHLVRLNNRWFRLDEPLVSAFVERWRPETHTFHMPFGECTITLQDVAYQLGLPVDGCYISGCLTDFHLYIQGGRPAWEWFQELLGVLPPANQIQKFAVNCTWFQETFGECPVGADEEIVRHYARAYIMMLLGTQLFADKSGNCIHIRWLPYVARLEEMGCYSWSAALAWSGHNPSSSEKGPRVQMWRLRIDLLQAKDFICMPYSSPDVLQVVHPEVLEPRHTILWRCVTALIYFTIIEWHQIDRVLPQFGGVHPRPQPALNIDFLMSKDGRGGDH; encoded by the exons ATGCCTGGATTATACCATCTTGTGAGACTGAACAATAGATGGTTCAGATTGGATGAGCCCCTCGTCAGTGCATTTGTCGAGCGATGGCGACCGGAGACGCACACGTTCCATATGCCGTTCGGCGAGTGCACGATCACACTACAGGACGTGGCGTACCAGTTGGGGTTGCCCGTCGATGGATGCTACATCAGTGGTTGCCTGACGGATTTCCACCTATACATCCAGGGTGGCCGTCCAGCCTGGGAGTGGTTCCAGGAGTTGCTTGGTGTGTTACCTCCTGCGAACCAAATTCAGAAGTTTGCAGTGAATTGCACCTGGTTCCAGGAGACTTTTGGAGAGTGCCCCGTGGGAGCTGACGAGGAGATAGTGAGGCACTATGCTCGTGCCTATATCATGATGCTGTTGGGCACTCAGCTATTTGCCGACAAGTCTGGCAACTGTATTCACATCAGATGGCTACCTTATGTGGCTAGGCTTGAGGAGATGGGTTGCTACAGCTGGTCGGCAGCACTAGC GTGGTCAGGTCATAATCCTTCCAGTAGCGAGAAGGGACCTCGAGTGCAGATGTGGAGGCTGAGGATAGACCTGTTACAGGCCAAGGAT TTTATCTGCATGCCGTATAGCTCTCCCGACGTACTTCAGGTTGTGCATCCGGAGGTGTTGGAGCCTCGTCATACGATATTATGGCGGTGTGTGACGGCATTGATATATTTTACCATCATAGAGTGGCATCAGATTGATAGGGTGTTACCTCAGTTCGGCGGAGTACATCCCCGCCCCCAGCCCGCCCTGAACATCGACTTCCTGATGTCGAAGGATGGTAGAGGCGGTGATCATTGA